In Neodiprion virginianus isolate iyNeoVirg1 chromosome 6, iyNeoVirg1.1, whole genome shotgun sequence, the genomic window TAATTGTGAAGATTTTTGAACGTTCTGGTTTTGGATAAGTGGAATCTTGTACATAAAGTTCTGAGAAATCACGATGCTGAAAAGTTCATAAGTATTTAAGTATTCGTGAAATGTTCACAGGTCCATCACGCTGCCTACTGTTTTTTAGTGGCATATGGTACAGAAAGAACTTTAATTCTTAAGTCCAGAGGCTGGAGATATCATAAGGATGGATGGGAGGCGGTTTTCAAACCTGTCAGCGATACATGTCTATCACCTACAGGTGGATCTCATGCTAACTGGCCTGGCGATGCAACAAAACAAGTTGTTTCATTACCGATTGTTGACAACGTGTATCCAAAGCCTGTATACCAGCCACCAGGTGTGCCAGCAGATATAGCACCTAGATTGGAGAAACTGCACGGTCATCCCATTGTATGGTGGGTTGGCCAGGTCTTGAAATACTTGTTGAGGCCGCAAGAAAATCTTGAAAGAGTATTAGAGTATTCTAAGGAGAAGATGGGCTTCAAATCGCCGATTGTTGGGATTCACGTTCGTAGAACGGATAAAGTTGGTACAGAAGCTGCCTACCATGATATAGATGAATATATGTTAAAAGTAAACGAATATTTCGACCAGCATGACATAAAGCTTGAAGACAGGCGAGTGTTTTTAGCCAGCGATGATCCGAAAGTAATAGTAACTGCGAAAGAAAGGTACCCTACCTATCAGATAATCGGCGATCCAGAAATAGCTAAAACTGCATCAGTATCTAGACGATACTCAGATTCGTCTTTGCAGGGTATAATAGTTGATATACATTTGTTATCGTTGTGCGATTATTTGGTGTGTACATTTAGCTCGCAGGTATGCAGAGTTGCTTATGAAATTATGCAATCGTCTCATCCAGATGCTTATAATCGGTTCGCCTCGTTAgacgatatttattattacggAGGGCAGAATCCACACCCGCACATAGCCAGGCTGGACCATACCCCGCGAAAGAGCAGCGAattagaattaaaaattaatgatcCAATAGAGGTCTTTGGT contains:
- the LOC124306634 gene encoding alpha-(1,6)-fucosyltransferase isoform X1, whose translation is MVVLWSGRPGWLGKLGVLLLISWLLVLILSVSYIFKNSPSSSYSDSPTDRDHAQRLAQIVSDFDVLKKQNEALKNIILGEGSKHMQGDHLGTLQERLDKASIYYDLFEHNGRQKPPRNGEPSLEYEQLRRRIRDGVQEMWYYVNSELKNIKKNNYDFTPEQRDKDIQDSLKNVWEHKKSLISDIDRLALVDGYQDWREKEAKDLSDLVQRRFRYLQNPSDCDRAQKLVCSLNKGCGFGCQVHHAAYCFLVAYGTERTLILKSRGWRYHKDGWEAVFKPVSDTCLSPTGGSHANWPGDATKQVVSLPIVDNVYPKPVYQPPGVPADIAPRLEKLHGHPIVWWVGQVLKYLLRPQENLERVLEYSKEKMGFKSPIVGIHVRRTDKVGTEAAYHDIDEYMLKVNEYFDQHDIKLEDRRVFLASDDPKVIVTAKERYPTYQIIGDPEIAKTASVSRRYSDSSLQGIIVDIHLLSLCDYLVCTFSSQVCRVAYEIMQSSHPDAYNRFASLDDIYYYGGQNPHPHIARLDHTPRKSSELELKINDPIEVFGNHWNGYSKGRNVRINAVGLYPSFKVRNPIEVVDFPKYPEVPIEANNEQ
- the LOC124306634 gene encoding alpha-(1,6)-fucosyltransferase isoform X2, which produces MQGDHLGTLQERLDKASIYYDLFEHNGRQKPPRNGEPSLEYEQLRRRIRDGVQEMWYYVNSELKNIKKNNYDFTPEQRDKDIQDSLKNVWEHKKSLISDIDRLALVDGYQDWREKEAKDLSDLVQRRFRYLQNPSDCDRAQKLVCSLNKGCGFGCQVHHAAYCFLVAYGTERTLILKSRGWRYHKDGWEAVFKPVSDTCLSPTGGSHANWPGDATKQVVSLPIVDNVYPKPVYQPPGVPADIAPRLEKLHGHPIVWWVGQVLKYLLRPQENLERVLEYSKEKMGFKSPIVGIHVRRTDKVGTEAAYHDIDEYMLKVNEYFDQHDIKLEDRRVFLASDDPKVIVTAKERYPTYQIIGDPEIAKTASVSRRYSDSSLQGIIVDIHLLSLCDYLVCTFSSQVCRVAYEIMQSSHPDAYNRFASLDDIYYYGGQNPHPHIARLDHTPRKSSELELKINDPIEVFGNHWNGYSKGRNVRINAVGLYPSFKVRNPIEVVDFPKYPEVPIEANNEQ